The DNA window GCGGCATAGATGCCGTCATCGTAGCCGTAATATTCATCCGCGAAGAAGATGTGGCCGCTGGCTTCCCCGGCGAAGCAGGCGTTTGTTTCGGCGAGTTTGGTTTTGATATGGGCGTGCCCGGTCAGCCACATCAGCGGCGCGCCGCCGGCGGCTTTCACCCGCGCGAAGAAACTGTCGGAGGTTTTAACATCGGCAATGATGGTGCTGCCGGGATGGCGGCTCAGCACGTCATCCGCCAACAGCATCAGCAGGTGATCGGGCGAGACGATGCGGCTGAGGTCATCCACCGCGCCCATGCGGTCGCCATCGCCATCGAATGCGACACCGAAGGCGAGCTTGCCGTTGGCCTGCGCGATGGTCGTTTGCAGATCGGCAAGGTTGGCGGCGACGGATGGATCTGGATGGTGGTTGGGGAAGCTGCTGTCGCTATCGAGGTATAACGTGGTGTGTTTGTCGGCGACGTCTTTCAGCAGTTCGCTGATAGCGATACCCGCGACGCCGTTGCCGCCATCCCAGGCGATGCTGAGTTTTTGCAGGGCCTTGCTGTCGCCGAGCGATTTGCGCAGCTCGAACACATATTCGTCGAGCAGGTCGACTTCCTCGCGTTTGCCGCGCGAATGCAGCAGTTGATTATGTTCGATGCGGTCGCGCAGGCTGGCGAGCTGGGCGCCGTAGAGGCTTTTGCCGTCGCACATGAATTTAGCACCGTTGTGTGAAGGCGGGTTGTGCGAGCCGGTGATCATCACGCTGCCATCCGCATGCAAATGGTGGGTGGCGAAATAGCATAACGGTGTGGGGCCGACCCCGGCATCCAGCACATGGGCACCAGCGCGGATCATGCCTTCGACAAAGGCTTCGCACAGGTTGGGGGAGCTTGCGCGGCCATCGCGCAGGGCGACGATGAGGGGCGTGCGGGTCTGGCAGACATCCGCCACATGGCTGGCGAAAGCATGGCCGATGCTTAGGAAATCTGCGGCATCCAGCGTTTCGCCGACAATACCACGCACGTCATAGGCACGAAAAAGCGAACTGTTGGGGAGATGCATGATGCGGCCTTATGCGGCAACCGTTTTATCATCGGCAACGGGCGCGTCGCTTGGCGGCGCGTCTGGCGTGGGGGCGCTAGCAGCGGCGGGTGCGGCGTCCTTGGGTGCGATGCGCGGATCGGTCAGCGCATCGCCCTTCTGGCCGGTGCGGGTTTGAGCGATGCGCTCGTCAATCACTGGGA is part of the Pseudomonadota bacterium genome and encodes:
- a CDS encoding phosphomannomutase/phosphoglucomutase, whose product is MHLPNSSLFRAYDVRGIVGETLDAADFLSIGHAFASHVADVCQTRTPLIVALRDGRASSPNLCEAFVEGMIRAGAHVLDAGVGPTPLCYFATHHLHADGSVMITGSHNPPSHNGAKFMCDGKSLYGAQLASLRDRIEHNQLLHSRGKREEVDLLDEYVFELRKSLGDSKALQKLSIAWDGGNGVAGIAISELLKDVADKHTTLYLDSDSSFPNHHPDPSVAANLADLQTTIAQANGKLAFGVAFDGDGDRMGAVDDLSRIVSPDHLLMLLADDVLSRHPGSTIIADVKTSDSFFARVKAAGGAPLMWLTGHAHIKTKLAETNACFAGEASGHIFFADEYYGYDDGIYAALRLARLVATSGQPLSALVDALPPLFTSPEIRIDCADDTKFGIIAELQKRYPDSVALDGVRVTTADGWWLIRASNTQAALSARAEGSSKESLVKVMHAMHSALQTSGIALTASSPAGQH